A genomic region of [Eubacterium] eligens ATCC 27750 contains the following coding sequences:
- the tilS gene encoding tRNA lysidine(34) synthetase TilS, which yields MNEIIDKIYRYIEQNNMLTDCERVVVGLSGGADSVCLLMVLKGYIERRRLQTELCAVHVNHGIRQEAGDDEEFARALCERMGVEFMAYHIDAAGLAKQLGMSVEEAGRKERYRIFNEACKGRNARIAVAHHMNDQAETVLMNLSRGTSLKGIGGIRPVRDNIIRPLLSVTRAEVEEVLKDFNQPYVTDATNLCNDYTRNSLRNVVIPYMTEKVNAHTVENIADAAEELQKNFDFIEAEAKKAYDKHVYVGDTVVLRLYGEEFAGLHEVIRKRVIYKAVHALTQTAKDIYKVHVNAVDELIRKQVGSSADICYGLCAVKGYEDITIRRKNVESRTQVSSDLIHVLTPQELKRLNSGENITIEENIYYNNDGKTELRKVHIVISLHSNYEKKRNYANSCYAKSFDYDKIQGKLCIRHRTDGDRIVVNRAGTWRKLKKEFIDRKVPADMRDNVLVVSDDSGVLWAVGVRRSECALIDDETRNVLDITIQ from the coding sequence TTATAGATAAGATTTACAGATATATTGAACAGAATAATATGCTTACGGACTGCGAAAGAGTGGTTGTCGGTCTTTCAGGCGGCGCGGATTCTGTATGTCTGCTTATGGTGCTTAAGGGGTATATTGAGAGGAGGCGTCTACAGACAGAGTTATGTGCGGTGCATGTCAATCATGGCATAAGGCAGGAGGCAGGAGATGATGAGGAGTTTGCCAGAGCCTTGTGTGAACGCATGGGTGTTGAATTCATGGCATATCATATAGATGCCGCCGGGCTTGCAAAGCAGCTTGGAATGAGTGTTGAGGAAGCAGGAAGGAAAGAACGGTACCGTATATTCAATGAGGCATGTAAAGGGCGTAATGCAAGGATTGCGGTTGCACACCATATGAATGACCAGGCAGAAACGGTTCTTATGAATCTTTCCCGAGGAACTTCACTTAAAGGAATAGGTGGAATCAGACCGGTAAGGGATAATATTATAAGACCTCTGCTTTCAGTGACAAGAGCAGAGGTTGAAGAAGTACTTAAAGACTTTAACCAGCCATATGTTACTGATGCAACGAATCTGTGCAATGATTATACGCGTAATTCTTTAAGAAATGTTGTTATTCCGTACATGACAGAAAAGGTTAATGCACACACTGTTGAAAATATTGCTGATGCAGCAGAGGAGCTGCAGAAGAATTTTGATTTTATTGAGGCAGAGGCCAAAAAGGCTTATGATAAGCATGTATATGTGGGAGATACGGTGGTTTTAAGGCTTTATGGGGAGGAGTTTGCAGGACTTCATGAGGTCATAAGAAAGAGAGTTATCTACAAGGCAGTACATGCACTTACACAGACAGCAAAGGATATATATAAGGTTCATGTGAATGCTGTAGATGAGCTTATACGAAAACAGGTTGGCAGCAGTGCAGATATATGTTATGGACTGTGTGCGGTAAAAGGGTATGAGGATATCACAATAAGAAGGAAAAATGTGGAATCTCGGACACAGGTTTCTTCGGACCTCATACATGTACTTACGCCGCAGGAGCTTAAAAGACTTAATTCAGGTGAAAATATTACCATAGAAGAAAACATTTATTATAATAATGATGGCAAGACGGAATTAAGAAAGGTGCATATTGTAATTTCACTTCATTCTAATTATGAAAAAAAAAGAAATTACGCTAATAGTTGCTATGCGAAATCCTTTGATTATGATAAAATACAAGGAAAGCTCTGCATAAGACACCGTACTGACGGCGACAGGATTGTTGTGAACAGGGCGGGAACATGGCGCAAGCTGAAAAAAGAATTCATTGACCGTAAAGTACCTGCCGATATGAGAGATAATGTGCTTGTTGTTTCTGATGATTCGGGAGTTTTATGGGCTGTCGGGGTAAGAAGAAGTGAGTGCGCCCTGATCGATGATGAAACAAGGAATGTGCTGGATATAACTATACAATAG